In Arsenicicoccus dermatophilus, a genomic segment contains:
- a CDS encoding bifunctional metallophosphatase/5'-nucleotidase — protein sequence MLKATPDIVSQAGVAGLEFRDEVTTMNAAAKELQRRGVKAVVAMVHQGGSLEQQQWTAPDGKTYPVNPAYDVTCAKGGKLDPRSDILPIARGLSPQFDLVMTGHTHQSYVCDVPDPAGQPRYVTSALSFGRLVTDARMTFDTKAGDVVRSSVTVNNVVVSRTQTPDPAVSALIAKHKEYVKAIAGTVLGRITTDVTKTQNAAGESALGDLIADAQLADPSVIRGGVKPVVAFMNPGGIRTDLTYTASGAEGDGVVTYEEAFQVQPFNNYLVSMDLTGAQIYTLLGQQFTGANASFVKVLQVSKGLRYEHTAAGAISNVTLDGKPVANDSGTTYRIVTNNFLSDGGDGFPVFKEGTDKLIGGLDIDAFAAYLSSHSPYTPAPLDRIVLR from the coding sequence GTGCTGAAGGCCACCCCCGACATCGTCAGCCAGGCCGGGGTGGCCGGCCTGGAGTTCCGCGACGAGGTCACCACCATGAACGCCGCCGCCAAGGAGCTGCAGCGGCGTGGCGTCAAGGCCGTCGTCGCCATGGTCCACCAGGGCGGCTCGCTCGAGCAGCAGCAGTGGACGGCGCCGGACGGCAAGACCTACCCGGTCAACCCGGCGTACGACGTCACCTGCGCCAAGGGCGGCAAGCTGGACCCCAGGTCCGACATCCTGCCGATCGCGCGCGGGCTGTCCCCGCAGTTCGACCTGGTGATGACCGGGCACACCCACCAGTCCTACGTCTGCGACGTCCCCGACCCCGCCGGTCAGCCGCGCTACGTCACCTCGGCGCTGTCCTTCGGCCGCCTGGTCACCGACGCGCGGATGACGTTCGACACCAAGGCCGGCGACGTCGTGCGCAGCTCGGTCACGGTCAACAACGTCGTCGTCTCCCGCACCCAGACGCCGGACCCGGCCGTCAGCGCGCTGATCGCGAAGCACAAGGAGTACGTCAAGGCGATCGCGGGCACGGTGCTCGGCCGGATCACCACCGACGTCACCAAGACGCAGAACGCCGCCGGCGAGTCCGCCCTCGGCGACCTGATCGCCGACGCCCAGCTCGCCGACCCCTCGGTGATCCGCGGCGGCGTCAAGCCGGTCGTCGCGTTCATGAACCCCGGTGGCATCCGGACCGACCTGACCTACACGGCGTCGGGCGCCGAGGGCGACGGCGTGGTGACCTACGAGGAGGCCTTCCAGGTCCAGCCGTTCAACAACTACCTCGTGTCCATGGACCTGACCGGTGCGCAGATCTACACCCTGCTCGGCCAGCAGTTCACCGGGGCGAACGCGTCCTTCGTCAAGGTGCTGCAGGTCAGCAAGGGGTTGCGCTACGAGCACACCGCGGCCGGCGCGATCAGCAACGTGACGCTCGACGGCAAGCCCGTCGCGAACGACTCCGGCACGACCTATCGCATCGTCACCAACAACTTCCTGTCCGACGGTGGCGACGGCTTCCCGGTCTTCAAGGAGGGCACCGACAAGCTGATCGGTGGCCTGGACATCGACGCGTTCGCGGCCTACCTGAGCAGCCACTCGCCCTACACCCCGGCCCCGCTGGACCGCATCGTCCTGCGGTGA